From the Xenorhabdus ishibashii genome, one window contains:
- a CDS encoding PTS sugar transporter subunit IIB: MKKIFIMLCCGAGISSGMLATRTRNAAKDKDIPVTVEARSESEVAEYFSVIDILFLGPHYASQQKEFQKHADRYHIPVMVVPQEIYGRLDGKALLDLAINTLKN; the protein is encoded by the coding sequence ATGAAAAAGATATTTATTATGTTATGCTGCGGGGCAGGTATTTCTAGCGGAATGCTGGCAACCAGAACCCGCAATGCAGCAAAAGATAAAGACATCCCTGTCACTGTTGAAGCCAGAAGTGAAAGTGAAGTCGCAGAGTATTTTTCTGTAATCGATATTTTATTCCTTGGGCCACACTATGCTTCACAGCAAAAAGAGTTTCAGAAACATGCCGACCGTTATCATATTCCTGTCATGGTGGTACCACAAGAAATCTATGGAAGATTAGATGGTAAAGCATTACTTGATTTGGCGATAAATACCCTAAAAAACTAA
- a CDS encoding PTS transporter subunit EIIC, whose amino-acid sequence MQAFMSWLSDSFAPAMQNFTKRPWVAAISGAMQKNIPFILAGSLIFFYNVFRSYFLFLPDLGKIANYSFGMLGLITAFMIANQMMEKLYHFRYTLIAGLTSICVYMMFIKPEFTDGNMLVSFDRFGPAGILLGIITGLFVSYLFHLYTKLGLLKESALPDFVVGWIHAIIPILISIGSGTLLVFTFDIDVFSKLLSLFSPIAAFGQTLPGFILMALIPAIAMSMGISVWTFTGLQMPIFMLGITANIALVAAGQPATNIVTYETLFTAALITMGGTGATLALNLLMLFSKSRELKTTGYICIGPSFFNINEPLVFGTPIVLNPLLMLPMWINAITSPIIVWIFMRSDWLNIPSKMIQVGQIPAPFSSVIITEDWRAIICYVVLMAVFLITWYPFFKVYEKKRIEEESANTSKQD is encoded by the coding sequence ATGCAAGCATTTATGTCTTGGTTATCTGACTCATTTGCACCTGCTATGCAAAATTTTACCAAACGGCCTTGGGTAGCAGCAATTTCTGGGGCAATGCAAAAAAACATCCCTTTTATCTTAGCCGGTTCACTTATCTTTTTTTATAACGTATTTCGTTCTTATTTTTTGTTTTTGCCCGATCTTGGCAAGATTGCCAATTATTCTTTTGGAATGCTCGGTTTAATTACGGCTTTTATGATTGCAAATCAAATGATGGAGAAGCTGTATCACTTTCGCTATACGCTTATTGCCGGACTCACTTCGATTTGTGTTTACATGATGTTCATTAAGCCAGAATTTACCGATGGTAATATGCTCGTCAGTTTTGATCGCTTTGGCCCAGCGGGAATATTATTAGGCATTATCACCGGACTATTTGTTTCTTATCTCTTTCATTTATATACCAAGTTAGGATTATTGAAAGAGAGTGCTTTACCTGATTTCGTTGTCGGTTGGATACATGCGATTATTCCCATACTGATTTCCATTGGCAGTGGAACATTGTTGGTCTTCACTTTTGATATTGATGTTTTTTCCAAACTATTATCGCTCTTTTCTCCCATCGCTGCATTCGGGCAAACCCTGCCCGGCTTTATTCTCATGGCGCTGATTCCTGCGATAGCCATGTCTATGGGCATTTCCGTCTGGACATTTACAGGTCTGCAAATGCCAATCTTCATGCTTGGGATCACTGCCAATATTGCGCTGGTCGCTGCTGGTCAGCCAGCCACAAATATCGTGACTTATGAAACCCTATTTACCGCCGCGTTAATTACCATGGGAGGAACAGGTGCAACACTTGCATTGAATCTTTTAATGCTGTTTTCAAAATCCAGAGAACTAAAAACAACAGGCTATATCTGTATTGGTCCTTCTTTTTTCAATATTAACGAACCGTTGGTATTTGGTACGCCAATTGTCCTTAATCCACTCTTGATGCTACCAATGTGGATCAATGCAATTACCAGTCCAATTATCGTATGGATTTTCATGCGCTCAGATTGGCTGAATATACCGTCGAAAATGATTCAAGTTGGTCAAATACCGGCTCCATTTTCCAGTGTCATCATTACGGAAGACTGGCGAGCGATTATTTGTTATGTGGTACTTATGGCCGTTTTCCTTATCACCTGGTATCCCTTCTTTAAGGTTTATGAAAAAAAACGTATTGAGGAAGAAAGTGCTAATACAAGTAAACAAGATTGA
- a CDS encoding PTS lactose/cellobiose transporter subunit IIA, translating to MNREDNILTPVALEIILNAGNAREKSEEAIKYAHIGDFKNAYLYLEKAKKMMLSAHHAQTEIIQKETQGESFYLDLLFIHAQDTLMTIRSELNLRKEIIGLYEFIHNITNKSQ from the coding sequence ATGAATCGTGAGGACAATATTTTAACCCCCGTTGCTCTGGAAATTATTCTCAATGCAGGTAATGCAAGAGAAAAAAGTGAAGAAGCCATTAAATATGCTCATATTGGTGATTTTAAGAATGCCTATTTATATCTGGAGAAAGCCAAAAAAATGATGCTCTCTGCTCATCATGCACAAACTGAGATTATTCAAAAAGAGACTCAAGGGGAAAGTTTTTATTTAGATCTACTGTTTATCCATGCTCAAGATACGTTAATGACCATACGAAGTGAGCTTAATCTGCGAAAAGAGATAATTGGCCTTTATGAATTTATTCATAATATCACTAACAAAAGTCAATAA
- a CDS encoding glycoside hydrolase family 1 protein: MIKNNELFPENFLWGASTSAYQVEGAAETYGKKLSQQDVINNNPGFADTHITSDHYHRYKEDIALMKELGLKSYRFSIAWSRIFPDGIGKVNDKGVEFYHNLIDELLKNGITPIPTLYHYDMPMALVEKYHGWINRQSVADFAYYAEFVIKEFSKKVQYWLTINEQSIIVQFWTKKCLIPEHFLHDEQIKYQINHHMNLAHAIACKLVHQWVPNGLVGAALGYSAIYPLTSKPEDNLAAQNANDLRNYYFTDIYLKGHYNQSALIYLKNHGLAPHIEVGDMELIKEGYSDFLAINYYCSHAAAAAEKGAQRRMDGFNPTGIKGQIDGHEIQPNFYQIHKNPHLDTTDWDWAVDPIGLEYLLRDLYTRYQKPLMITENGFGADDKLESDGAIHDDYRINYIQQHINAIKRAMNYGVKVISYNPWSFIDLLSTSNGYKKRYGFVYVNRTDKDIKDLSRYKKDSFYWYQNVIQTRGGSLKKS, translated from the coding sequence ATGATAAAAAATAATGAGTTATTTCCAGAGAATTTTCTTTGGGGCGCATCAACCAGTGCTTATCAGGTTGAAGGTGCTGCGGAAACATACGGTAAGAAACTTTCACAGCAAGATGTCATTAATAATAATCCAGGCTTTGCCGATACCCATATAACCAGTGATCATTACCACCGCTATAAAGAAGATATTGCATTAATGAAAGAGCTCGGTTTGAAATCTTACCGTTTTTCTATTGCATGGTCGCGTATTTTTCCGGATGGCATCGGAAAAGTTAATGATAAAGGAGTGGAATTTTATCATAACCTTATCGATGAATTGTTAAAAAATGGAATAACACCGATTCCAACACTATACCATTATGATATGCCGATGGCGCTGGTTGAAAAATATCATGGCTGGATTAATCGGCAAAGTGTGGCAGATTTTGCTTATTACGCGGAATTTGTGATCAAAGAATTTAGCAAGAAAGTTCAATATTGGTTAACCATCAATGAACAAAGTATTATTGTACAATTCTGGACGAAAAAGTGTCTGATTCCAGAACACTTTCTGCATGATGAACAAATCAAATATCAGATTAATCATCATATGAATCTTGCCCATGCTATTGCCTGCAAATTGGTTCATCAATGGGTTCCCAACGGCTTGGTCGGTGCTGCCTTAGGATATTCCGCCATTTATCCACTCACCAGTAAACCAGAAGATAATTTAGCTGCTCAAAATGCCAATGATCTGCGTAATTACTACTTCACAGATATCTACCTGAAAGGGCACTATAATCAATCAGCCCTAATTTATCTAAAAAATCATGGCCTGGCACCGCATATCGAAGTCGGTGATATGGAGTTGATTAAAGAAGGTTATTCTGATTTTCTGGCAATTAATTACTATTGCAGTCATGCTGCCGCCGCCGCAGAAAAAGGTGCTCAACGACGCATGGATGGCTTTAATCCAACAGGCATTAAAGGGCAAATAGATGGGCATGAAATTCAGCCGAATTTCTATCAAATCCATAAAAACCCACATCTTGATACAACAGACTGGGATTGGGCAGTTGACCCAATTGGATTGGAATATCTTTTGCGTGATTTATACACTCGTTATCAGAAACCTTTGATGATCACAGAAAATGGCTTTGGTGCCGATGATAAGCTGGAATCTGATGGCGCTATTCATGATGATTATCGCATTAATTATATTCAACAACATATTAATGCCATTAAGCGAGCAATGAATTATGGAGTTAAAGTGATTTCCTATAATCCGTGGAGCTTTATTGATTTGCTTTCCACCAGCAATGGTTATAAAAAAAGATACGGTTTTGTCTATGTTAATCGGACAGACAAAGACATTAAAGATCTCTCCCGCTATAAAAAAGATTCATTTTACTGGTATCAGAATGTTATTCAAACCCGTGGTGGTTCGTTAAAAAAATCCTGA
- a CDS encoding HPr family phosphocarrier protein → MIEYPVVVTAPSGLHTRPCAQLCNFVKNYTGKIEIIRGDKSANLKSMFKVMSMGIKSGMEVIIRVEGDNEKAMAQSVIEFIRNIKD, encoded by the coding sequence ATGATTGAATATCCGGTGGTTGTTACTGCTCCTTCAGGGTTGCATACGCGGCCTTGTGCTCAACTCTGTAATTTTGTCAAAAATTACACTGGCAAAATTGAAATTATCAGGGGAGATAAAAGTGCGAATCTAAAAAGCATGTTTAAAGTGATGTCGATGGGAATCAAAAGTGGTATGGAAGTAATTATTCGGGTTGAAGGTGATAATGAGAAGGCGATGGCACAATCAGTTATTGAGTTTATTCGTAATATAAAAGACTGA